One segment of Mycoplasma sp. E35C DNA contains the following:
- a CDS encoding restriction endonuclease subunit S: MNNKQKQSYQLTNEITNKYLLGEICDIFQGKMLAKQKDSNGKYKFFIDSKKEHYINSYMYDGEYLIINTNQYAGDIKYYDGKFNISADLRALKVNHDQVLTKYLFYFLKLHFKKYVLSIIKKRKSPYLTNNEIKSFSVVVPSLTKQKKIVGILDDFSDYLDGLKKEMQLRKQQLEYYLDQMLNVDLDLE, translated from the coding sequence ATGAACAATAAGCAAAAACAATCTTATCAATTAACTAATGAAATAACTAATAAGTATTTATTAGGTGAAATATGTGACATTTTTCAAGGAAAGATGCTAGCCAAACAAAAAGATAGTAATGGTAAATATAAATTCTTTATTGATTCTAAAAAAGAACATTACATCAACTCTTATATGTATGATGGTGAGTATTTAATCATTAATACCAACCAGTATGCTGGGGATATTAAGTATTATGATGGTAAGTTTAATATCAGCGCTGATCTAAGAGCACTAAAAGTTAATCATGATCAGGTTTTAACTAAATACTTATTTTATTTTTTGAAACTGCATTTCAAAAAATATGTATTAAGTATTATTAAAAAAAGAAAATCACCTTATCTTACTAATAATGAAATTAAATCATTTAGCGTTGTTGTGCCAAGTTTAACTAAGCAAAAAAAGATTGTTGGTATTTTAGATGATTTTAGTGATTATCTTGATGGTTTAAAAAAAGAAATGCAACTAAGAAAACAACAGCTAGAATATTATTTAGATCAAATGTTAAATGTTGATTTAGATCTAGAATAA